The following are from one region of the Fusarium verticillioides 7600 chromosome 1, whole genome shotgun sequence genome:
- a CDS encoding DNA-directed RNA polymerase II subunit RPB3, whose product MFRARARYTSRSHRYARLKSGPQFALLRKLTLFIPFTPSPLDPRSFQSFSFPHIDLSITVFATRHTAPTLLVDSFRRATLANMDGMDYDPMVMDGEPEQPQVKISAADHTHVDFELSKTNLAFANAVRRIIQAEVPTIAIDLVEIETNSSVLADEFIAHRLGLIPLDSKGVDELNYSRDCDCEQYCEQCSVTLTLHAKCTSDEIMKVYARDLVVDGRHMNGVGSPVITDPEGYGCLIAKLRKGQELKISCIAKKGIAKEHAKWMPTSAVGFEYDPHNKLHHIDWWFENDTDPAVEWPKSKYAEWEEPPQEGEPFDYDAVPNRFYFEVETSGSMEPDQIVQNGIRVLQQKIGGLLKGLDPRKYGGDEAEFDGPRSPDMNMDGGTTPWQDGGYTTPYGGGGAQTAYGGGMTAYGTTPYGGSSWQ is encoded by the exons ATGTTCCGGGCACGAGCCAGGTACACCAGCAGGTCGCATAGGTATGCACGTCTAAAGTCAGGGCCTCAGTTCGCATTGTTGCGAAAACTCACCCTCTTTATTCCATTTACACCTTCACCTCTTGATCCCCGCAGTTTCCAATCCTTTTCCTTCCCGCACATCGACCTTTCAATAACGGTTTTTGCTACTCGCCATACTGCGCCTACCTTGCTAGTTGATTCTTTCAGGCGCGCAACGCTTGCAAATatggatggaatggattACGACccgatggtgatggatgggGAGCCAGAGCAGCCCCAAGTGAAGATCTCTGCG GCCGACCACACCCACGTCGATTTCGAGCTATCAAAGACGAACCTTGCTTTCGCCAATGCCGTGCGGCGAATCATCCAGGCAGAAGTGCCCACGATCGCCATTGATCTggtcgagatcgagacaAACAGCTCCGTGCTGGCCGACGAGTTCATCGCCCATCGCCTGGGTCTGATTCCTCTCGACTCAAAAGGAGTTGACGAGCTCAACTACTCACGAGACTGCGACTGCGAGCAGTACTGCGAACAATGCAGCGTCACTTTGACACTGCACGCGAAGTGCACGTCCGACGAGATTATGAAGGTGTATGCGCGGGATCTGGTGGTGGATGGCCGTCATATGAATGGAGTGGGAAGCCCCGTGATCACAGATCCAGAGGGTTACGGCTGCTTGATCGCGAAGCTGCGCAAGGGCCAAGAGTTGAAGATTAGCTGcattgccaagaagggaaTCGCAAAGGAGCACGCCAAGTGGATGCCTACATCTGCAGTCGGCTTTGAGTATGATCCTCATAACAAGCTCCACCACATTGACTGGTGGTTCGAAAACGACACAGACCCTGCTGTTGAATG GCCCAAGAGCAAATATGCTGAGTGGGAAGAgcctcctcaagaaggcGAACCTTTCGACTACGATGCAGTTCCAAACAGGTTCTACTTCGAGGTTGAAACGTCAGGGAGCATGGAACCTGACCAAATCGTGCAAAACGGTATTAGAGTTTTGCAACAAAAGATCGGtggtcttctcaagggcCTAGACCCTCGGAAGTATGGCGGTGACGAAGCTGAGTTTGATGGTCCTCGAAGTCCCGATATGAACATGGACGGCGGTACCACACCTTGGCAGGATGGAGGGTACACTACGCCTTACGGTGGTGGTGGCGCCCAGACGGCGTACGGAGGTGGCATGACAGCTTACGGAACAACACCGTAtggaggatcttcttggcagTAA
- a CDS encoding 6-phosphofructo-2-kinase, translating into MHNLLGVSPPSPALPAQQTSSDSLPPTSNPKSNPTSNPTPDPSSNPNNPNNYAVLPPPADGDHDHLPPPANAPSSLAVALRSLNDLTETPTYARSVTSTAPSSPRIPPLRQNSGHQTPRVRPHATTLNIPGMTRSRVSPDGRIPSRDVAAKLVIVMVGLPARGKSYITKKLQRYLSWQQHDSRIFNVGNRRRVAAGRRVSVHPKLQPEPEHMDPPVHAASILLNGNPAPFGPEQAEPEKLDLNDAAQSEVDQSATFFDPKNQTAAAMREQCAMVTLDELLDYLLDGGGAVGILDATNSTIERRKNITNRIKQREPKLGILFIESICQDPTLLEANMRLKLSGPDYRDKDPQKSLEDFKKRVAAYESAYVPLGEYEEKHDLQYIQMIDVGRKLIQHRLKGFLSSGISTYLASFNLAPRQIWITRHGQSVDNELGRLGGNSPLTERGHCYGQALHNFITYQRKHWLIEQKSKKAQATFPPVPGDNTPPYPEMYREIEDKNFCVWTSMLDRSVDTAEYFEADDDYDVKNWEMLNEMNSGQFEGMTYAEIAQKEPEEFAKRAQDKLNYIYPGVGGEGYLQVVSRLRDMVREVERIEDHLLIIGHRSVCRVLMAYFMDLSLADITDMDIPLGMLYSIEPKPYGLDFHAYRYNEDQGWFDELPNYKPTKTARNSIIKPQH; encoded by the exons ATGCATAACCTTCTCGGCGTATCACCTCCCTCGCCAGCGCTCCCAGCGCAACAGACATCCTCAGATTCTCTACCACCTACATCGAATCCTAAATCGAATCCGACGTCAAACCCAACTCCAGATCCTTCCTCGAATCCAAACAATCCAAATAACTACGCGGTTCTTCCTCCACCAGCAGATGGTGACCAtgaccatcttcctcctccagcaaaTGCACCTTCCTCGTTGGCTGTGGCGCTGCGATCGCTCAACGATTTGACCGAAACCCCCACATATGCGCGAAGCGTCACTTCAACAGCGCCGAGCTCGCCACGCAT TCCCCCGCTACGACAGAATTCTGGACATCAAACACCACGAGTCCGGCCACATGCGACAACGCTCAACATCCCGGGCATGACCCGGTCAAGAGTCTCGCCTGATGGAAGAATTCCTTCTCGTGATGTTGCCGCAAAGCTTGTTATTGTCATGGTTGGCTTGCCGGCCCGAGGAAAGTCttacatcaccaagaagcttcaaaGGTATCtttcttggcagcagcatgATTCTCGCATCTTCAATGTCGGAAACCGAAGACGTGTAGCTGCCGGGCGCAGAGTTTCTGTCCACCCAAAGTTGCAGCCTGAGCCGGAACACATGGATCCTCCTGTGCATGCGGCCTCCATTTTGCTAAATGGTAACCCGGCACCGTTTGGTCCCGAGCAGGCTGAGCCGGAGAAGCTTGATTTGAACGATGCCGCTCAATCCGAGGTGGATCAGTCCGCTACATTctttgatcccaagaacCAAACTGCCGCGGCCATGCGTGAGCAGTGTGCTATGGTTACTTTGGACGAGCTGCTGGACTACCTTCTCGATGGAGGTGGCGCTGTCGGCATTCTTGATGCTACGAACAGCACTATCGAGCGAAGAaagaacatcaccaaccGCATCAAGCAGAGGGAGCCTAAGCTGGGTATTCTTTTCATTGAGAGTATCTGTCAAGACCCTACTCTCCTCGAGGCGAATATGCGTCTGAAACTGTCTGGTCCTGACTATCGTGACAAGGATCCTCAAAAATCACTGGAAGATTTCAAGAAGCGAGTCGCTGCATACGAGAGTGCGTATGTTCCTCTTGGTGAATATGAGGAAAAGCACGACTTGCAATACATTCAG atgattgatgttggTCGAAAATTGATCCAACACCGTCTCAAGGGTTTCCTCAGCAGTGGTATTAGCACTTACCTCGCTAGCTTCAATCTTGCCCCTCGACAGATCTGGATTACCCGACATGGCCAGAGTGTCGATAACGAGCTTGGAAGATTGGGTGGAAACTCACCACTTACCGAACGCGGCCATTGCTACGGCCAAGCTCTTCACAACTTCATCACTTACCAGCGCAAGCACTGGCTTATTGaacagaagagcaagaaagctCAGGCTACTTTCCCTCCCGTACCCGGTGATAACACACCTCCCTACCCTGAGATGTACCGGGAGATCGAGGACAAGAACTTTTGTGTCTGGACTTCGATGCTCGATCGCAGCGTGGACACAGCTGAGTATTTCGAGGCCGACGATGATTACGATGTGAAAAACTGGGAAATGCTCAATGAAATGAACTCGGGCCAGTTCGAAGGTATGACATACGCCGAAATCGCACAGAAGGAGCCCGAGGAATTCGCCAAGCGGGCACAGGACAAGCTCAACTACATCTATCCTGGAGTTGGCGGTGAAGGTTATCTGCAGGTTGTGAGCCGTCTGCGCGACATGGTTCGAGAGGTTGAGCGTATTGAAGACCACCTTCTTATCATTGGACATCGCTCTGTGTGTAGAGTCCTGATGGCCTATTTCATGGACCTGTCCCTGGCGGACATCACAGACATGGACATTCCCCTTGGCATGCTCTACTCTATTGAGCCCAAGCCTTACGGCCTTGACTTCCATGCTTACCGATACAACGAGGACCAGGGCTGGTTTGACGAGCTCCCCAACTACAAGCCTACCAAGACGGCCcgcaacagcatcatcaagccacAGCATTAA
- a CDS encoding 6-phosphofructo-2-kinase — protein sequence MPSAIPVAPAGRRQSKQSGLLKSVMHNLLGVSPPSPALPAQQTSSDSLPPTSNPKSNPTSNPTPDPSSNPNNPNNYAVLPPPADGDHDHLPPPANAPSSLAVALRSLNDLTETPTYARSVTSTAPSSPRIPPLRQNSGHQTPRVRPHATTLNIPGMTRSRVSPDGRIPSRDVAAKLVIVMVGLPARGKSYITKKLQRYLSWQQHDSRIFNVGNRRRVAAGRRVSVHPKLQPEPEHMDPPVHAASILLNGNPAPFGPEQAEPEKLDLNDAAQSEVDQSATFFDPKNQTAAAMREQCAMVTLDELLDYLLDGGGAVGILDATNSTIERRKNITNRIKQREPKLGILFIESICQDPTLLEANMRLKLSGPDYRDKDPQKSLEDFKKRVAAYESAYVPLGEYEEKHDLQYIQMIDVGRKLIQHRLKGFLSSGISTYLASFNLAPRQIWITRHGQSVDNELGRLGGNSPLTERGHCYGQALHNFITYQRKHWLIEQKSKKAQATFPPVPGDNTPPYPEMYREIEDKNFCVWTSMLDRSVDTAEYFEADDDYDVKNWEMLNEMNSGQFEGMTYAEIAQKEPEEFAKRAQDKLNYIYPGVGGEGYLQVVSRLRDMVREVERIEDHLLIIGHRSVCRVLMAYFMDLSLADITDMDIPLGMLYSIEPKPYGLDFHAYRYNEDQGWFDELPNYKPTKTARNSIIKPQH from the exons ATGCCTTCAGCGATTCCGGTGGCCCCTGCAG GTCGCCGACAATCAAAACAGTCCGGACTGTTAAAATCTGTGATGCATAACCTTCTCGGCGTATCACCTCCCTCGCCAGCGCTCCCAGCGCAACAGACATCCTCAGATTCTCTACCACCTACATCGAATCCTAAATCGAATCCGACGTCAAACCCAACTCCAGATCCTTCCTCGAATCCAAACAATCCAAATAACTACGCGGTTCTTCCTCCACCAGCAGATGGTGACCAtgaccatcttcctcctccagcaaaTGCACCTTCCTCGTTGGCTGTGGCGCTGCGATCGCTCAACGATTTGACCGAAACCCCCACATATGCGCGAAGCGTCACTTCAACAGCGCCGAGCTCGCCACGCAT TCCCCCGCTACGACAGAATTCTGGACATCAAACACCACGAGTCCGGCCACATGCGACAACGCTCAACATCCCGGGCATGACCCGGTCAAGAGTCTCGCCTGATGGAAGAATTCCTTCTCGTGATGTTGCCGCAAAGCTTGTTATTGTCATGGTTGGCTTGCCGGCCCGAGGAAAGTCttacatcaccaagaagcttcaaaGGTATCtttcttggcagcagcatgATTCTCGCATCTTCAATGTCGGAAACCGAAGACGTGTAGCTGCCGGGCGCAGAGTTTCTGTCCACCCAAAGTTGCAGCCTGAGCCGGAACACATGGATCCTCCTGTGCATGCGGCCTCCATTTTGCTAAATGGTAACCCGGCACCGTTTGGTCCCGAGCAGGCTGAGCCGGAGAAGCTTGATTTGAACGATGCCGCTCAATCCGAGGTGGATCAGTCCGCTACATTctttgatcccaagaacCAAACTGCCGCGGCCATGCGTGAGCAGTGTGCTATGGTTACTTTGGACGAGCTGCTGGACTACCTTCTCGATGGAGGTGGCGCTGTCGGCATTCTTGATGCTACGAACAGCACTATCGAGCGAAGAaagaacatcaccaaccGCATCAAGCAGAGGGAGCCTAAGCTGGGTATTCTTTTCATTGAGAGTATCTGTCAAGACCCTACTCTCCTCGAGGCGAATATGCGTCTGAAACTGTCTGGTCCTGACTATCGTGACAAGGATCCTCAAAAATCACTGGAAGATTTCAAGAAGCGAGTCGCTGCATACGAGAGTGCGTATGTTCCTCTTGGTGAATATGAGGAAAAGCACGACTTGCAATACATTCAG atgattgatgttggTCGAAAATTGATCCAACACCGTCTCAAGGGTTTCCTCAGCAGTGGTATTAGCACTTACCTCGCTAGCTTCAATCTTGCCCCTCGACAGATCTGGATTACCCGACATGGCCAGAGTGTCGATAACGAGCTTGGAAGATTGGGTGGAAACTCACCACTTACCGAACGCGGCCATTGCTACGGCCAAGCTCTTCACAACTTCATCACTTACCAGCGCAAGCACTGGCTTATTGaacagaagagcaagaaagctCAGGCTACTTTCCCTCCCGTACCCGGTGATAACACACCTCCCTACCCTGAGATGTACCGGGAGATCGAGGACAAGAACTTTTGTGTCTGGACTTCGATGCTCGATCGCAGCGTGGACACAGCTGAGTATTTCGAGGCCGACGATGATTACGATGTGAAAAACTGGGAAATGCTCAATGAAATGAACTCGGGCCAGTTCGAAGGTATGACATACGCCGAAATCGCACAGAAGGAGCCCGAGGAATTCGCCAAGCGGGCACAGGACAAGCTCAACTACATCTATCCTGGAGTTGGCGGTGAAGGTTATCTGCAGGTTGTGAGCCGTCTGCGCGACATGGTTCGAGAGGTTGAGCGTATTGAAGACCACCTTCTTATCATTGGACATCGCTCTGTGTGTAGAGTCCTGATGGCCTATTTCATGGACCTGTCCCTGGCGGACATCACAGACATGGACATTCCCCTTGGCATGCTCTACTCTATTGAGCCCAAGCCTTACGGCCTTGACTTCCATGCTTACCGATACAACGAGGACCAGGGCTGGTTTGACGAGCTCCCCAACTACAAGCCTACCAAGACGGCCcgcaacagcatcatcaagccacAGCATTAA